Genomic segment of Mercurialis annua linkage group LG6, ddMerAnnu1.2, whole genome shotgun sequence:
AAATATGAGCACTTCTTTTTATCTGGTATGTATTGGATTCTTTCAGGCTGCAGTTGAGATAAGTTGTGAGCCAAGTATCAGGAAACATGTACGTGCAATGTATGTGGATAATGCTGTTGTATCAACAAGTCCAACACCAGATGGAAATTCTGCAATCGATAATTTTCATCAATTTGCAAACGTGAAGTGGCTCAGGGAAAAGCCAGTGAACATGTTTGAGGATGCTCAATGGTTGCTTATCCAAAAGGCCGAAGAGGAGAAGCTTCTTCAAGTTACATTTAAGCTTCCagagaaaataatgaatcagTTGATTCACGACTGCGAAGAACATTATCTTAGTGATGGTGTTAGTAAATCTGCTCAACTATGGAATGAGCAAAGGAGTCTGATACTGAAGGATGCATTACATAATTTTCTGTTGCCTTCGATGGAGAAAGAAGCAAGATCCTTGTTGACGAGTAGAGCTAAAAATTTGTTGTTGTGGGAGTATGGGAAGGTTTTGTGGAATAAAGTTTCTGTAGGTCCATATCAACGGAAAGACAATGATATTTCTTCAGATGATGAAGCTGCTCCAAGGGTCATGGCCTGCTGTTGGGGCCCTGGAAAGCCAGCCACCACTTTTGTGATGTTAGATTCATCTGGCGAGGTGCTAGATGTACTTTATGCTGGCTCCCTTACATTGCGATCTCAAAACGTCAATGACCAACAACAAAAGAAACGTGACCAGCAGCTTGTTCTGAAGTTCATGACTGATCACCAGCCACATGTGGTTGTCCTAGGAGCTGTGAATTTGTCTTGTACAAGGCTTAAGGATGACATTTACGAGGTAATTTTTAGTTGACGCTATCTCAATTCTTTGAATTTATACAGAAAAATCGCTCCTTGAGTGCCATCCCTTCTTGATTAAATCAAATCTGAACTGGTTTTAGCTTCTTTAATCATGCCTGTCCTTTTCATAGTGGAAAACAATAGTTAGTGATGCAACATCTTGTTGCTATTACTTGAATTTGAGTGAGAACATTTCTTGAATTTACTAGAATGTTTGTGAAACTAGGCTTCCAGAGCTTGTATTTTTCTTGGCATTGATGTGTGATTCTTGATGGTTCCCTACTTGATTTAGAGCTAATGTTCAGCATTCTGAGTTTTTAAACATCAGCAGCTATAATCCTATAGCTTGAATAAGCTGTAGCTATCACACTTTCATTATCAACTAGATCTTTTGGCCCTTTTTAAGGAATTTCTTAGCATTTAGCTGCTTAAATGTGTTCTTCTTTTACTGAGTTTGCTTGACTCAGTCTTATAAGGTGGTTCTAATGAAGCATATCTTTTCTGGTGCATTTTTCTTTCCTCCAACCTTTATCAGATCATTTTTAAGATGGTGGAGGAAAACCCTCGAGATGTTGGACACGAGATGGATGAGTTGAGCATTGTTTATGGCGATGAAGCTTTGCCTCGCCTTTATGAGAATTCTCGAATTTCGTCTGACCAACTAGCTGGTCAGCCAGGTACCATGCTAcattgctattttttttttcaaattttctgTTAGTGAAAACTATTATAACTTGGCTTGTTTCTTCAGGCATTGTTAGGCGAGCTGTTGCTCTTGGTCGTTATCTGCAAAATCCATTGGCAATGGTTGCAACACTTTGTGGACCGTCTAGAGAGATTTTGTCTTGGAAACTCAGCCCTTTGGAGAATTTTCTTAATTCTGATGAGAAATATGCAATGGTGGAACAGGTTATGGTAGATGTCACTAACAAGGTGGGCCTTGATGTTAACATGGCTACTAGCCATGAATGGTTGTTTGCCCCATTGCAGTTCATTTCTGGACTTGGTCCCAGAAAGGCAGCATCCTTGCAGAGGTCTTTGGTAAGGGCTGGAGCAATTTTCACTCGGAAAGACTTTGTGACAGTCCATGGACTTGGTAAAAAAGTTTTTGTAAATGCAGTTGGTTTTTTGCGTGTCCGGCGTAGTGGGCTGGCAGCTAGCAGCAGCCAATTTATTGATTTGTTGGATGATACTAGGATACATCCAGAATCTTATGTTTTAGCGCAGGAGATGGCGAAAGATGTTTATGAGATTGACAACGGTGATGCAAATGACGATGATGAAGCACTCGAGATGGCAATAGAACATGTTAGAGACAGGcctaatttattaaaatctCTTAAAATTGATGTTTATGTCGTTGATAAGAAGCGTGAAAATAAGAAGGAGACTTTGAAGGATATAAAAGGGGAACTGATACAGGGTTTTCAGGATTGGCGCAAACAGTATAAAGAACCTACCCAGGATGAGGAGTTCTACATGATTTCAGGTGAAACTGATGAAACCCTTGCTGAAGGGAGAATAATAGAGGTCACTGTTCGCAGATTGCAAGGTGGAAAGGCAATATGTGCGCTGGAATCAGGATTAACTGGAATACTCACGAAGGAAGACTATGCAGATGATTGGCGGGATATACCTGAGCTGGCTGAGAGGCTGCATGAAGGTGATATGCTAACCTGCAAGatcaaatcaattcaaaaaaatagGTATCAGGTATTCTTGGTATGCAAGGAGGGTGAAATGAGAAATAACCGACATCAGCAAGTCCGCATTTTAGATCCTTATTACCATGAAGATCGAAGCAGCCTGCAGAGTGCGCAAGAAAAAGCTCGCAAAGAAAAGGAGTTAGCAAAGAAACACTTTAAGCCTAGGATGATTGTTCATCCTCGCTTTCAGAATATAACAGCTGATGAAGCAATGGAGGTACTTTCTTGATACCTCGGGATTATATACTTTTATCTGATAAATCAAATTAACTTCAAATCACCTGTAGTCGTATGGGTTATTTGCCTGTGTATGGTTAAGCCCCTTGGTGCTAATGTATGTAGACTTCATCTCCTAGGAATAAATAATGCTAACAATGTCGTTCATGACCCCTAGGCAGCaatattgtgttttttttctgTCTTGTCGGTATCAACTTAATCTTCACTACCTTCCTTGGACGGGTAATGTTGTTGCATCTTGTGTAATCTTTTTCTTGCTGAACAAACGAAATGGTTTCTTGGTAAGCTTCTATAATAAATGACAAGTGTTGAATACTTGCCAGAGACTGTATACCTTTGGAGTGCATCCTTAGTGCATGAGGCTTCTAGTTTCACATGGGCCGAGGCCATTTGGTTAcctaaaataatttttgcaTTTCCAGTTAAACCTTTGGGTGTTGCAACCAAGCTATTGGACATTTGCTTTTTAGTTCCTTTGAAGATTTAACCATATTATGTGTAATCAGTTAGATAATGGTTGCTGACATATCCAGGCTGGTATTGTTCTCAGTAGcaacaataaatttaaaataacccTTGTATAGAATTAGATGCTTCATatatacatttaatataaatttgttcTCTTTATGATTATTAATATCATGGTCTTGAAGGGTTGGCATGCTATTAATGATTGTTCGTATCGATGATTTTTGATGACTTATCTTTATTACTTTCCTTGTTCTTTTTAATGATTGttatttgaacaaagggtcaacacgccccctaaacttgtgatacggggtcatctagcccaatttatactttttggagcaactaaccccaaaactcttcatttttgggtcaaataaccccataatttatatttttattttaaaaaacagatttaggataattatatcgcaacaattagggacgtatctaattacttttttgcatccctcacctccgatttgtattttacgcgttttgaaaatacaattatggggttacttgacccaaaaatgaagagtttttgggttagttgctcaaaaaagtataaattgggttagatgaccccgtgaaACAAGTTTAgtgggcgcgttgaccctttgttcattgtTATTTATATAGAACATGTCTTGCTTTTCTAAACAAATTGATGTTTAGTCTAAACACTTATTTTGCTATTGCCTTCCACAGTTCTTATCTGACAAGGATCCTGGGGAAAGTATAGTTCGTCCTAGTTCTCGAGGGCCATCGTATTTAACTTTAACTCTAAAAATTTATGATGGAGTTTATGCTCACAAGGATATTGTTGAAGGAGGAAAGGAACTCAAAGATATAACCAGTTTACTGCGTATTGGGAAGACCCTGAAAATTGGGGAGGACACTTTTGAGGATTTGGACGAGGTAAGTCTCTAATATGATTATGTGTATCCCAGTCCTGAGGCACTGGCTTAATTGGCTTattgttttagtttattttaaatagttgtaaaaagtataatttatgTGTATTGCCTTCTAAATGCAGCTAATGGACCGCTATGTTGACCCCTTGGTGGCTCATCTTAAGTCGATGCTAAGTTATCGGAAGTTTAGAAGGGGAACCAAAGCAGAAGTTGACGAACAACTCAAGGTTGAGAAGTTGGACTACCCAACAAGAATAGTTTATTCTTTTGGCATTGCACATGAGCACCCTGGCACATTTATTCTGACTTATATTAGAAGCACAAATCCGCATCATGAGTATGTTGGTCTGTACCCCAAGGGATTCAAGTTTCGGAAAAGGATGTTTGTAGACATCAATCGCCTGGTATCATATTTTCAGAGGCACATTGATGATCCTGTACATGAATCAGGACCATCAATTAGATCAGTTGCTGCCATGGTACCAATGCGAAGCCCAACAACTGGGGGCTCTTCAGGGGCAACTATGGGTGGTGGCTGGGGTGGTTCCACAAATGAAGGTGGTTGGAGAGGTCAATCTTTTGACAGAGATCGCTCCTCTATTCATGGTTCCAAGACAGGTAAGTGCGTATTGTTTTTTTATAGGATTTGAATTTGCCGTTGCCGTTTCATCCGTTATGTAgctgttattttattttgcgtTGGTATCAACCATTATCTATAGGTAATAGCGGTTATTGAAGCCGTTGTCTTTAGATGACAGTGTAGGAAAAAAACAATCTACAACTGATAGTTAATTCACATATTTTGTACCATGAACATATTAtattctaatattttatttaaattttattgtcatGTATCTCTATTATGagcttatttaattatattgtgAATATGATAACACAGTATTTTATTTcactataaaataataaattaagtatatatattataacttttttatgaCTCCTGAAAAATTTGTGCCTCGGTTGACTGTTAGTAACATGTTACTGATGTGTTTCCATTACATACGGCCGCGGCCATGATTTAGACCATGACTGTGATTTAAATCCATATTCAGTTCCTTACAGGCATATTTTTACACCAATTAACAATTGTTTTATTCTCTTCCTTCCATCCATTGTTTTGATTGGAGGTGCTATTTAAATCTTTACCACCAACCGGTTGGTTCCAATATCAGAGAGGCCTCCAGGTTGGAGTCTCCTTTTATATTACTAGACTGCCCTTATAAGCAAAAAAATGGAAACATTAATTATGGATGTAAATGAGAACTTAATTGATTTGAATGAAATCTGATTATCTGTTTGTATCGCAGATATCTTGTGTAGTCTTCAACTTTTCGTGAATAACTGCAACTATTCTGATTGGTGGTGCTTGCTCgagttctttttattttcattgaTATGGTTTCTACCTACTTATATGAGATTAGATGACGAGTAATTGCTTATAAGTCCCTGCATTTTTCAAATTCAGCATGGGTCATCCTATGGTTAAAGTCATATATTCATACTCTGCTGCAATATTCCATTCGGCTTCCAAGTTAGGAGAAGTTGAGAATATGTAGCTGCTGCTTATTTGGATTTTGGTTCATAAAGTGtatcttttctttttgtttgttatacAAATATTCAATAGGTCATGTAGCTTATGAATTAGTTAATAGCGAATTGTAAATCCATTTCTTAATTTAATCAATATTCTGTTTTGACAGGTCGAAACGATTATAGAAGTGGCAACAGTCGAGAAGGCCACCAAAGTGGATTGCCAAGGCCTTATGGCGGTAGAGGACAGGGTCGTGGCTCTTATAATAGCAAAGGAAATAGCACTGGCAGTGAGAGGCAAGATGGCAATTCCAAATGGGATTCAGTAGCCAAAGATGGTGATTCTGGCTGGGGGAGTTTCCCTGGTGCCAAGGTCCAGAACTCTCCTGGCAGGGAAGCTTTTCCTGGTGGATGGGGAACTGGTGGAAGTGGCAATGGCAGTGGCAGTGTCAGTGGGGGTGGTGGGAATTGGACTGGCG
This window contains:
- the LOC126653946 gene encoding transcription elongation factor SPT6 homolog, giving the protein MGKNNVVSDDEDEIEYEDDEREAVEAGPADDDEDEEDEEGQDEYEKDDFIVDDVEEEDGADSDEERHRKKKKKKKREAEDVLDDEDYELLRDNNAFHHRPKDSKKFKRLKKAQRDTDDEHFGLSDEEFDGSGKGGRTAEERVKHELFGHDEGAHLEDIAEEDERVEEDEDEDIGDEDEMADFIVDEEEVDENGAPIRRKKLKKKKSRQAFGIASSSLQEAHELFGDVDDLLLRRKQELESSEWKETRLDKEFEPTILSEKYMTEKDEQIRVIDIPERMQISEESTGSPPTDTISLSNECNWILNQLASGVVPLFQERGSSNEGKHVPLDRDDICRFLEFRHFHKLDVPFIAMYRKEECLSLLKDPEQHEADDDSYDKSDRPPMLKWHKVLWAIHDLDRKWLLLQKRKTALKSYYNKRFEEESRRIYDETRLDLNQQLFDSILTSLKAAESEREVEDVDAKFNLHFPPGEAGVDEGQYKRPKRKSQYSVCSKAGLWEVANKFGFSAEQLGMALSLTKMGSFVENAKETPEEMASNFTCVMFENPQAVLKGARHMAAVEISCEPSIRKHVRAMYVDNAVVSTSPTPDGNSAIDNFHQFANVKWLREKPVNMFEDAQWLLIQKAEEEKLLQVTFKLPEKIMNQLIHDCEEHYLSDGVSKSAQLWNEQRSLILKDALHNFLLPSMEKEARSLLTSRAKNLLLWEYGKVLWNKVSVGPYQRKDNDISSDDEAAPRVMACCWGPGKPATTFVMLDSSGEVLDVLYAGSLTLRSQNVNDQQQKKRDQQLVLKFMTDHQPHVVVLGAVNLSCTRLKDDIYEIIFKMVEENPRDVGHEMDELSIVYGDEALPRLYENSRISSDQLAGQPGIVRRAVALGRYLQNPLAMVATLCGPSREILSWKLSPLENFLNSDEKYAMVEQVMVDVTNKVGLDVNMATSHEWLFAPLQFISGLGPRKAASLQRSLVRAGAIFTRKDFVTVHGLGKKVFVNAVGFLRVRRSGLAASSSQFIDLLDDTRIHPESYVLAQEMAKDVYEIDNGDANDDDEALEMAIEHVRDRPNLLKSLKIDVYVVDKKRENKKETLKDIKGELIQGFQDWRKQYKEPTQDEEFYMISGETDETLAEGRIIEVTVRRLQGGKAICALESGLTGILTKEDYADDWRDIPELAERLHEGDMLTCKIKSIQKNRYQVFLVCKEGEMRNNRHQQVRILDPYYHEDRSSLQSAQEKARKEKELAKKHFKPRMIVHPRFQNITADEAMEFLSDKDPGESIVRPSSRGPSYLTLTLKIYDGVYAHKDIVEGGKELKDITSLLRIGKTLKIGEDTFEDLDELMDRYVDPLVAHLKSMLSYRKFRRGTKAEVDEQLKVEKLDYPTRIVYSFGIAHEHPGTFILTYIRSTNPHHEYVGLYPKGFKFRKRMFVDINRLVSYFQRHIDDPVHESGPSIRSVAAMVPMRSPTTGGSSGATMGGGWGGSTNEGGWRGQSFDRDRSSIHGSKTGRNDYRSGNSREGHQSGLPRPYGGRGQGRGSYNSKGNSTGSERQDGNSKWDSVAKDGDSGWGSFPGAKVQNSPGREAFPGGWGTGGSGNGSGSVSGGGGNWTGGGSDNVNSGWGSNFKKASSESRANSGGGGSGGGGW